From Streptomyces asiaticus, one genomic window encodes:
- a CDS encoding IS4 family transposase, whose amino-acid sequence MSELSGLGLLTWVYPPGLVDRVVAACGCGEQRRRLLPARLVVYFVLGLALFSPAPYLEVMRHLVEGLRGQGLLGDWHVPAKSSLFRARQRLGCEPLRVLFATTAKPMATETTPGAFWRGLRLLAVDGTCWDVADSEANEAAFGRPGNGRGPGKSAFPQVRMAALVEVGSHAVLDAELAGCRTGEVTLVGRLPRSLGPGQLVLADREFLGVPLWQAFTATGADLLWRVPANRVLPVIKQFRDGSWLSQIRASCGPARYEPVTVRVLAYQLKGQGGEGAADGYRLVTTLLDARRHPARQLAALYRERWEVESVFAEIKTHQRGARVVLSSKTPDGVRQQIWAHLLVHHALRELMLRTAATRGLDPDRVSFTETLRSARRSVTVTPGSFSP is encoded by the coding sequence GTGTCTGAGTTATCGGGCCTGGGGCTGTTGACCTGGGTGTATCCGCCGGGGTTGGTGGATCGGGTGGTGGCGGCTTGCGGGTGCGGGGAGCAACGCAGACGGCTGCTTCCCGCGCGGCTGGTGGTGTACTTCGTGCTGGGGCTGGCGTTGTTCTCTCCGGCTCCGTATCTGGAAGTCATGCGGCACCTGGTGGAGGGACTGCGGGGCCAGGGGCTGCTGGGCGACTGGCACGTGCCGGCGAAGTCCTCGCTGTTCCGGGCCCGGCAGCGGCTGGGCTGTGAGCCCCTGCGGGTGCTGTTCGCCACGACCGCCAAGCCGATGGCTACCGAGACGACCCCCGGCGCGTTCTGGCGGGGCTTGCGGCTGCTGGCGGTGGACGGGACCTGCTGGGACGTCGCGGACAGCGAAGCCAACGAGGCCGCCTTCGGGCGTCCGGGCAACGGCCGCGGGCCGGGCAAGAGCGCGTTCCCGCAGGTGCGGATGGCTGCTTTGGTGGAGGTGGGCAGCCATGCGGTGCTGGACGCGGAACTCGCCGGCTGCCGCACCGGGGAAGTCACCCTGGTCGGCCGCCTGCCACGGTCGCTCGGCCCGGGCCAGCTCGTCCTGGCCGACCGTGAGTTCCTCGGTGTCCCGTTGTGGCAGGCCTTCACCGCCACCGGCGCCGATCTGCTGTGGCGAGTGCCCGCCAACCGCGTCCTGCCGGTCATCAAACAGTTCCGGGACGGGTCATGGCTGTCACAGATCCGGGCAAGCTGCGGCCCTGCCCGGTATGAGCCGGTCACCGTCCGGGTTCTGGCCTACCAGCTCAAGGGCCAGGGCGGTGAGGGTGCCGCTGACGGCTACCGGCTGGTCACCACCCTGCTGGATGCCCGACGCCATCCGGCCCGGCAGCTGGCCGCGCTCTACCGCGAACGCTGGGAGGTCGAGTCCGTCTTCGCCGAGATCAAGACCCATCAGCGCGGCGCCCGTGTCGTACTGAGCAGCAAGACCCCTGATGGTGTCCGTCAGCAGATCTGGGCACACCTGCTGGTCCACCACGCCCTGCGCGAGCTCATGCTGAGAACGGCCGCCACCCGTGGTCTGGACCCCGATCGGGTCTCCTTCACCGAGACCCTGCGCTCTGCCCGGCGCAGCGTGACCGTTACACCGGGCAGCTTTTCCCCCTGA
- a CDS encoding alpha/beta fold hydrolase — protein sequence MANFVLVAGARLGSWAWDEVVPYLGEAGHRVHPLTLSGLAEKQDVPAGQRTHVQDIVDEVERQDLRDVALVGHSYSGIPVGQAAGLIGDRLACVVFVDASVPADGEPFVSAWPDGGAMVRAAIAENGGFWPVAPAAHYKGHGLTDEQIARIVGGSTPHPGATLTEPAALERPLDDLPATYIKCTLGDPEPSDDVARLLTNEHWRLIEMDTGHWPMLSQPRELAQILLGIAAK from the coding sequence ATGGCGAACTTCGTGCTGGTTGCAGGTGCGCGGCTCGGATCGTGGGCGTGGGACGAGGTGGTGCCGTATCTGGGCGAGGCCGGTCATCGCGTCCACCCGCTGACACTGTCCGGTCTCGCCGAGAAGCAAGACGTGCCGGCCGGGCAGCGGACCCACGTTCAGGACATCGTTGACGAGGTCGAGCGCCAGGATCTGCGCGACGTCGCCCTGGTAGGGCACAGCTACTCGGGCATCCCAGTCGGTCAGGCCGCCGGGCTGATCGGCGACCGGCTGGCCTGCGTGGTCTTCGTCGACGCCAGTGTTCCGGCCGATGGCGAACCGTTCGTCTCCGCCTGGCCGGACGGTGGGGCGATGGTGCGGGCAGCCATCGCCGAGAACGGAGGATTCTGGCCGGTCGCGCCCGCGGCCCACTACAAAGGCCACGGTCTCACCGATGAGCAGATCGCACGGATCGTGGGCGGCTCGACGCCGCACCCGGGCGCCACGCTGACCGAACCCGCCGCGCTGGAACGGCCGCTCGACGATCTCCCGGCGACGTACATCAAGTGCACGCTCGGTGACCCGGAGCCGAGCGACGACGTGGCGAGGCTGCTGACCAACGAGCACTGGCGGCTGATCGAGATGGACACCGGTCACTGGCCGATGCTTTCCCAACCACGCGAACTGGCGCAGATCCTTCTCGGCATAGCTGCGAAGTGA
- a CDS encoding DUF5133 domain-containing protein, whose amino-acid sequence MLMAHPAVLADLVQQYETLHGLHAENGGPEAQQRLDDVSYTLCIATGTRDVDAALIAARYQLPGARTEDDSLLIPDS is encoded by the coding sequence ATGCTCATGGCCCACCCCGCGGTTCTCGCCGACCTCGTCCAGCAGTACGAGACCCTCCATGGCCTGCACGCCGAGAACGGCGGCCCGGAGGCTCAGCAGCGGCTCGATGATGTCTCCTACACGCTGTGCATCGCCACCGGTACCCGCGATGTCGACGCCGCTCTGATCGCCGCCCGCTACCAACTCCCCGGCGCCCGCACCGAAGACGACTCCCTCCTCATCCCCGACTCCTGA